TTATGCCTTAAATTGGGGATACAGAGTGATTCCAAATGCAAAATCTCCTGAAGCTGAAGCGGTAACTTTAGACAAATGGATTTTGGAGAAAGCAGGAAATCCAATCTATAAATTTGGGGATCAGGGCAGTTCTTTTGATCCAACTTCTCAAACAGAAGATATTGGGAATAATTCGATGAAAGCAAGTTCATATGGACTTAAAAATCTGGAATATGTTGCAGGACATTTAAGCGAATGGACTAGTAATGTGACCAATGATTATGAAGATTTAGATGAATTGTATAAAGAAATGTTAGACGTGTGGAGCAGATATGTAGGTCATGTTGTAACCAATGTTGGTGGTGTTTATGAAAATACTAAAAAGCCAAATCAAGCCGGAAATGTTTATGAAGTGGTACCAAAAGCAAAGCAAATCGAAGCGATGAATTGGCTTCAGGCAAATGCTTTTGCTTCGCCAACCTGGATTGTAAATGTAAATACTTTAAAAAACACAAATTCTGCAGGTTATTCAGAAAAGTTTAGAAGTTTGCAAGTACGTCACTTAAATAATTTATTGAGTATCTCAAGAATTGGCAGATTGATGGATAATGAAATTCTGGGTGCTGATACTTACAAAGCTTTAGATTTATTGAAAGATACCAGAAAAGGAATCTGGAAAGAAGCAGCTACGCCAGCGAATGTAACAATATATCGAAGAAATTTACAACGCGGATATATTGACAGAATGGGAGCTTTGATGATTGAGGAAATTAAGCCAACAGATAAATCAACAACCTATTATAATGTGGCACAATCTGATCTTAGAGCTTTAGTTCGTGGTGAATTAACGGTATTGCGAAGCACACTTTTAGCCGCAAAAGCAAGACCGACAAACACAGAAACAAAATACCATTATGAAGATTGTATTAAAAGAATTGACTTAATTCTTAATCCGAAATAGGGAAATGTATAAAAACAAAAAAGAGGCTTACGGGCCTCTTTTTTTTGAACTCAATTACATTTTTTCTTTTCTGTGATCTTTCATTTTATCTTTATGCTCTTTTTGAATTGCTGTCCATTTTTTATATTGATCGGCATTCAAAATAGATTTCATTTTAGCATCTGTTGCTTTGTGATCTTCTTCCATTTGTTTTTTCATGGCTTTTTTCTCTGCAGCAGTTGGTGGTGTAGGGTTGTCTCTTCGGCTTTTTTTAAGCATCGCCATTTTGGTACTTCTGTCTGACAAAAGCTCGCTAACTTGTTTTTGCTGATCTGCATTTAAATTTAGATCTGTAGTCAATTTTTGCAAATGTGCCTGATCGCGTTCTTGTGGAGATTTCATATCTCTTCTATGATCGCCTTTGCCTTCGTGTTCTTTTTTAAGAGCAGTCCATTTTGTGTACTGATCGGCGTTTAAAATTGATTTCATTTTAGCATCGTTTGCTGCTCTTTCAGTTTCCATTTGTTTTTTAAAAGCTTCTCTTTCTGCGTCAGTAGGTTTTGTTTTGCTGTCTTTTTTAGCATCTCTAAACTTTTCGGCTTTAGCACTTCTTTCTGCCAGTAACTGTTTTACTTGCTCTTGTTGCTTTTTATCTAAATTCAATTCAGAAGTTAACTTTTGTAAATGTTTTTCATTACGTTGTTCAGGAGTTAATTTTTCTCGTTGATCACGTGTAGCTTTCTGATTGATGTCTTGTGCAAAACTTACTATTCCAACGAATAATAAAGCTGCAATAAATAATTTTTTCATAATTCGTTTTTTTAAAAGGTTTATAGCAATTAGACTGCCATGATTTTATTAAGTTTAATCGAATTATCGGATTTATCTTTTAATTAACAGAAAGTAATAAGGAAACCATAATACTTTTCAAAAATAAAAAAGAGGCTATCAAAGCCTCTTTTTGTAAACTATAATTAGTTATTCTCTTTTTTGTATTCTTTCATTTTTTCTCTTGCTTTGTCTTTATTCTCTTCCTGAATTGCTTTCCATTTTGTGTATTGATCAGCATTTAAGATAGATTTCATTTTAGCATCATTTGCATCTCTTTCGGCCATTACTTCTTTTTTGAAAGCTTCTCTTTCAGCAGCAGTAGGTTTTACATCGCTGTCTTTTTTTGCTTTACGTGCTTCTTTAAATTTTTCAGCTTTAGCATTTCTGTCTGCTAGAAGTTGTTTTACTTGTGCTTGTTGATTTGCATCTAAGTTTAATTCAGAAGTAAGTTTTTTTAATTGTTTGTCACTACGTTGTTCCGGAGTCAATCTTTCTTTTTGTTCGCGAGTTGGCTTTTGATCCGCTTCTTGTGCAAAACTTGCTACTCCAATGAATAACAAAGCTGCGATGAATAATTTTTTCATGATGTAAGTTTTTTAATTGTTATAACATTTAGACTTTATCAAATTCAATAGGTTTAATCTGATAATCAGAATTGTAGATTATTTAACAAATTTAAAATATTAAAAAGAACGATTTGCCTGACATTGAGATTCTTAGAAAGTGTTTTTATTTAATGATGTATTTATGCAAATAGGTTTTTAAATTTGTAGGAAGATATAGGATTTGTAAAATATAGAAATGGAAGAATTATTTAATAAGAAAAGTAAAAACCGAGTTCTTAAAGCAGTAAATAACGAGATGTCTTATCAAAAATTAACGGCTCCGGAATTGCATCAATTTGTGCAAAATTGGAATTATGATGATGGAATAGAACCTTTTGAATGGATCATCAAACAAAAACATCTTGATAAAGGAACCGCTCTTTGTTTGTATTGGATGTTACAACCAGATTATTTTTGCAGGTTTGAAAGCGAAGACGAAATAAAAGAAGATATAAATTATGAAACCTATCAATTAGTTAAGGAAATTGAAGAAAGATATGTTTCCGGTTTTTATACTGAGGAAAATTTCTCTTTTGATCCCAAAGAAGAGTTTCTTAACGAATATTCTAATGCAAAATGTATTCCTGAAGAAATGTTGGTGAAATCACCAGGAATTGTTTTTGAACGACAAGACATTGAATTTGCTTTTTTAAGAAACCCCAACGAAAAGGAATTAAAAACAATTAATACCAAAATCGCCGATGCAATAAAAATCATTAAGATTTCGAATCCGGATTTTCTTTATA
This genomic window from Flavobacterium sp. 9 contains:
- a CDS encoding DUF4274 domain-containing protein, which translates into the protein MEELFNKKSKNRVLKAVNNEMSYQKLTAPELHQFVQNWNYDDGIEPFEWIIKQKHLDKGTALCLYWMLQPDYFCRFESEDEIKEDINYETYQLVKEIEERYVSGFYTEENFSFDPKEEFLNEYSNAKCIPEEMLVKSPGIVFERQDIEFAFLRNPNEKELKTINTKIADAIKIIKISNPDFLYNQPDAAIKAIIESVEYWKEKELGKVKINNLSYLWLDAVHKKHKWDWIIWDWETGNNIGITNITKELTCLADTIIKHTIDGFQESSIMDDLYQDLAGVNDFYDLKRDPYSGIGLLFSTDHLKFRE